A window of Acidimicrobiia bacterium contains these coding sequences:
- a CDS encoding AtpZ/AtpI family protein, with amino-acid sequence MVEPAADQLRERPASRVRDHIKRPLGLRHIAAAPSDPPLADRQALYTGFGNALGQAVEFVATPFLFFLAGLWLDHVFGTGSILRVTFFALALTGVVVSAFYKYRAAMDEAEEGKPWKR; translated from the coding sequence GTGGTAGAGCCAGCAGCGGATCAGCTTCGCGAGCGCCCGGCGAGCCGGGTTCGCGACCACATCAAGCGGCCTCTCGGCCTCCGGCACATCGCCGCGGCGCCGTCCGACCCGCCGCTCGCGGACCGGCAGGCCCTCTACACCGGGTTCGGCAACGCCCTCGGCCAGGCCGTCGAGTTCGTGGCCACGCCGTTCCTCTTCTTCCTCGCCGGCCTGTGGCTCGACCACGTGTTCGGGACGGGCTCGATCCTGCGGGTCACGTTCTTCGCGCTCGCCCTCACGGGCGTGGTCGTGAGCGCGTTCTACAAGTACCGCGCCGCGATGGACGAGGCCGAGGAGGGCAAGCCGTGGAAACGGTGA
- a CDS encoding MraY family glycosyltransferase, giving the protein MKGYAVVLAVAAGTTFLLTPLVMLLARRFGAVVEPGARRQHTQPIATLGGAAMFVGFLAAISVASRMSQFHQMFRDNSEPFGVVLAAGVMFLVGALDDMRDVSPPAKVAGQVFSGGMLALFGVTMFYFRVPFNLFHADVVVLSQNLAPLVTVLWVVLLTQAINLIDGLDGLAAGIVAIGGSALFLFADRLFKAGFLDGSNIGPLIAIIAVGMCVGFLPFNFNPAKIIMGDAGALLLGLMLAVPTITVGGRTDVQFSGNTYFFFAPLVIPLIILGVPVVDTVFSFVRRVARGRSFSEADTDHLHHRLVRLGHGPRRAVMILWAWTALLSCVALLPTYTNRGNALVPFLLAALALVLFILFHPGVRRGRNRAGRSRHPAATLRTGAEEEIQADSPAGLETVVDLEHHRRKRA; this is encoded by the coding sequence ATGAAGGGCTACGCGGTCGTCCTCGCCGTCGCCGCGGGGACGACGTTCCTGCTGACGCCGCTCGTGATGCTGCTGGCGCGGCGCTTCGGTGCGGTCGTCGAGCCGGGCGCGCGTCGACAGCACACGCAGCCGATCGCAACGCTCGGCGGCGCGGCGATGTTCGTCGGCTTCCTCGCCGCGATCTCGGTCGCGTCGCGCATGTCGCAGTTCCACCAGATGTTCCGCGACAACTCCGAGCCGTTCGGCGTCGTGCTCGCCGCGGGAGTGATGTTCCTCGTCGGCGCGCTCGACGACATGCGCGACGTGTCGCCGCCCGCGAAGGTCGCGGGTCAGGTCTTCAGCGGCGGCATGCTCGCGCTGTTCGGCGTGACGATGTTCTACTTCCGCGTCCCGTTCAACCTGTTCCACGCCGACGTCGTCGTGCTCTCGCAGAACCTCGCGCCGCTCGTCACGGTGCTCTGGGTCGTGCTGCTCACGCAGGCGATCAACCTCATCGACGGGCTCGACGGGCTCGCGGCGGGCATCGTCGCGATCGGCGGCAGCGCGCTGTTCCTCTTCGCCGATCGCCTCTTCAAGGCCGGTTTCCTCGACGGATCGAACATCGGCCCGCTCATCGCGATCATCGCGGTCGGGATGTGCGTGGGCTTCCTGCCCTTCAACTTCAACCCCGCGAAGATCATCATGGGCGACGCCGGCGCGCTGCTGCTCGGTCTCATGCTCGCGGTGCCGACGATCACGGTCGGCGGGCGCACCGACGTGCAGTTCAGCGGCAACACCTACTTCTTCTTCGCGCCCCTGGTGATCCCGCTGATCATCCTCGGTGTGCCCGTCGTCGACACCGTGTTCTCCTTCGTCCGTCGCGTCGCGCGCGGTCGTTCGTTCTCCGAGGCCGACACCGATCACCTGCACCACCGGCTCGTGCGCCTCGGCCACGGTCCCCGGCGCGCGGTGATGATCCTCTGGGCGTGGACCGCGTTGCTCTCGTGCGTCGCGCTCCTGCCGACGTACACGAACCGCGGCAACGCGCTCGTGCCGTTCCTGCTCGCGGCGCTCGCGCTCGTCCTCTTCATCCTCTTCCACCCCGGTGTTCGCCGGGGTCGGAACCGCGCCGGCCGCTCCCGGCACCCCGCGGCGACACTCCGGACGGGCGCGGAGGAAGAAATTCAGGCAGACTCCCCGGCCGGGCTCGAGACCGTCGTGGACCTCGAGCACCACCGGCGCAAGCGGGCCTGA